CGCGAGGCCTTCATCGGCTGGGACAAGCCAACCAAGGGAAATAACCTCGCCTTTGTCGTCAATAATACTCGTTTTCTCATTTTACCCTGGGTCTCAATCAAATGCCTTGCTTCCAAACTATTGGCCATGAATACCCGCCGCATCGCTCTCGACTGGATGGCTGTCTATCAACAACCCGTATATCTTCTTGAAACGTTTGTGGAAAAAGAACGTTTTCTGGGAACCTGCTACAAAGCCGCAAACTGGATCTGCGTGGGGCAAACCAAAGGTACCGCCAAAAGGGGGCATGATCATCTTGTCCACGGTCTGATTAAGGATGTCTTTCTTTATCCTCTGCGGAAAGATTTTAGAGCGAAACTGATAGAAGGCAGATGAATTTTCGTTAGTTGATCCGGGCAGAAGCTCCAACCTCCGCCCGGATCGGAGGTAAACGTGATTCCCCTTCACAAATTTACCATCGGCAACATAGCGAAAAAGCTGATCAAGATCAATGAAAATCTGTCTGTGCTCCACAAGAATTCCTTCCCCAAGCCCCAGCTCCTGTCTCAGTATATCTTCCGGAAACAATTCGTTTCTATCGACCCCAAGGGGGATGCGCAGGGCGGATATGCATGCATGATCACCTCACTGATTGACTTTTCCTTTGTTCGCTCTCTGGCGGCGGATGCCTACAGCATCTTTGGGCCTCCCTGCTATGACCCGGCGACACTCTTTCTTTTGGATTTGTTTCGGCATGTTGACGGCTACCCCGACATGAACGCCTTTCTGACGGTGCTGCGGGATGAGAAAAGGGGGAGTGAATATCGGCGCTATGCCGGCGTTACTGAAAACATCCCTTCCCAAGGAACCTTCTCCAACTTCCGCAAGCGCATCGGAGAAAAAAGATACAATGACATCTTTCATGTCCTCGTGGACATCTTCCATGAGCTTGAAATGATTCGCTTCAAGATTATCTCCCATGACGGCACCCTCTATCCTTCCTGGGCCAGATACAAAGGCTGCACTTACTTCTGCAATGAATGCTCCCTGATAACCGTCCAGAATGTAATCGGAAAAGTCCGCCAGCGCATCCTCTATCGTCTTGATCATATGCCGGAAAATGGTCTGGGCTCGGATATCCGCGTCTATGCCGAATGTCCTTCCGATCGCTTCCCCAAAGACATCGAAAAACCAAAAATCGAGCTGTTCTCATTCCGCCTTGCCTTCTCTGATGGAGAACCTTCCCAGGAACAGATCAATACCGCCCTCCTCTTCGGCGTAAAAGATGAGCTGGATCGTCAGCAGCTTTGCATCCAGACAATACGCTCACATGTCAATGAAATCGATCTTGATGGCGCCATGACGATGGTCTGCCCCAAACTTCCCAAGGACACCGATGCCAGAGTAGGCGTCAGAAGGCATCCCTTATACCCCGACAAAAAAGAGAAGGTCTTCGGCTACAACGCCATTATCTCTACTTCTGTAGAACCTCTGCTGGGTATCGAACTGCCCGTGGCTGTCACAAACATTGCTGGAAACGCCGAAG
The Syntrophobacterales bacterium DNA segment above includes these coding regions:
- a CDS encoding DUF4338 domain-containing protein, with translation REAFIGWDKPTKGNNLAFVVNNTRFLILPWVSIKCLASKLLAMNTRRIALDWMAVYQQPVYLLETFVEKERFLGTCYKAANWICVGQTKGTAKRGHDHLVHGLIKDVFLYPLRKDFRAKLIEGR